Part of the Fibrobacter sp. UWP2 genome, GTGCAGCGCTCGGCTCAGGGCACGATTTCGATTGGACCGATGCTCCAGGGCCTGGCGAAGCCGGTGAACGACCTCAGCCGCGGGGCGCTTGTCGAAGACATCGTGTATACGATTGCCCTCACTGCCGTCCAGGCACAGTAGAGACCGCTCGGGTTGAACTCGGGAGCCGCTTCTCTGGTAAACCCTCGCTCTCGCGCCCGCCCCTGATTAAGATCAGGGGCTTGCCGCTCACGGAGACCGCTCGGGTTGGACTCGGGAGCCGCTTCTATTTCTTGTCGAGTTTGGCGTTGATCTTTTTTTGCAGCTCTTTGAGCTGCCAGCGTCCGCGTTTGTCTTCGAGGAAGTAGCTGGTGCGAATCCCGCGGGCCAGCCCCCGGTCAATGATGTTCAGGGCGTCGGCGTAGCGCTTTTGGTCAAAGCGGAGCTCCGCCAAAAAAAAGTAGGTGTAAAGATCTCTCGGGTCGTTCTTCAATGCCAAATTGAGGTAGTAGTCGGCAGAATCCTTTTTAGGCCACGAGAGGACGATGGGAATGTAGGGGAGCAGCTGGTGCGCCCTTCCTAAAATCTGGTAGTCGTTTGTGGACTTGGCGATGTCGCGAACGCGTGCGGCGACGCCCTCCTTCACGGCGGCGAGAGGGTTCTTCTCGGCACCCCACATGGAGAGCGAAGAAGCGTAGATGTGTGAGATTTCCTTGTTCTTGGGGAACTTCAGGTAGGCAGCTTCGCTAATGTTCTTGAGCGAGTCCAAATGAATTTTGCGTTTGTTCTTGTCGAAGCGGGTAAACCGGAACGCAAAGTAGTAGGATTTGACGTAGCCCTCGGTGGCTTTTTCCAAAATCGAGGAATCTTCCATGGCTTTGCGGTAGGCGTCCTTCATCAAGTGGACGTTTTTGATGTCGGCCTTGTCTCCGTTGGCTCCCTCTGCACGCACGGCGTAGCAGGAATCTGCAAAACGCAGATTCTCGTTGGCGAACAGGAACATTGCCGCCAGCAAAAGAAATCCAAACAATTTAGAGACTAACCCCATTGGAATAAAGCAATCCTTTTTTTTCAAAATAGTAATAAATTTCTTGAATTTAACAAGAACAAACTATTTTGAGCCTTTCCCTTTACCAGAGAAGTAGTCCTGCTGGCGCGTTGCCCCCAAAACGGCATGCCACAGCGTGCCGTTGGGGTCGATTTTTTTACGCTCGTTGACGGCGTATTCAATAGGAACGTGCGTAAACGCCCCGTGCATGCTTCCGACGACCATGTCGGTTTTGCCAGCCATGCCAGCGTGGACCGCACATTCGGCGAGCTGGAAGCAGAAAATGGCGTCGGTTCCCTTGGCGGGGATGCTCCGCACCATATAGCTCGGGTCAAAGTACTTGATGTTGATTTCTTTGCCCACTTCCTTGAAGTGCTCGTTGATTTTTTCGGTGAGGAACTCGCCGATGTCGTTTTTCAAGATGTTGCCGCTTGCGTCGCGACGTTCTTCCTGGTCTTTAAAGAGGTCTTGCCCGGCGCCTTCGGCAACGGCAATCACGGCGTGTGTCTTGCCGCTGCTGTAACGGCTCTCGAGTGCCTTGAACAAAGAATCTAGCGTGAACGGAACCTCGGGCACCAGGCAAAAATTCACTACCGTGGTGGCGAGGCTTGCGTAGGCGGCGATAAAGCCGGAGTCGCGCCCCATCAGCTTTACGAGGCCGAGCCCGTTAAAGGCGCCGTTGGCTTCGTTGTGGGCGCTGGTAATCACATCGGTTGCGCTCAGCACTGCGGTCTCGAAACCGAAGGTTCGGTCGATCAAGTTCAAGTCGTTGTCGATTGTTTTGGGGATGCCTATGATCGAGATTGGCTGTTTGCGCTTTTTGACTTCTTCGGCAATGGCGTGGGCGCCGCGGAGCGTGCCGTCACCACCTATGCAAAAGAGCATGTTGATGTTCAGGCGCATGAGCGTGTCTACCATGACGGCGGGGTCCTGCATGCCGCGGGAACTCCCGAGGATGGTGCCGCCGTCTTCTTGGATGGCGTCAACTACGTCGGGATTCAACACAATGGGGGCGTGCCCGTAGGAGGGGTTCAGGCCGCGGTATCCGTAAGGTATGCCAAAGATGTTCCTGACGCCGTAGTCGAACCAAAGCACTTGCACCAGGCCCTTGATCACGTTGTTCAGGCCGGGGCAAAGCCCTCCGCAAGTCACGATACCGGCACGGGTCCAGGCGGGGTCATGAAAGATGGTTTCGCGCGGACCGGCGGCCTCGAGGGAGGGCACATTGATACCGTGCTTCAAAAACTTTTGGATACGTTGGACATCTGTCGTGAGGCTTACGCAGTCGGCGTCAGAGGCGAAGGGAATGCCCTTCATGGGGGACTTGAGTGTGCCTGTCCCGACAGTTTCAATGGATAGGTCGAACTTTTCTGGATTTTGCAGAATATCTTCTTGTGTCATAGTCTACATCCTAAGTTGCAAAAGTCAAAACTAAATGGACAATGGTGGGAAGTGGATCTTGGTGCGAAGCCCAGGGTTCGCGTTTTCCACCTCGATTCGCATGTTCGAGAGCGTGCAAAGTTTTTTCACCATCGAAAGGCCGATGCCCGTGCCTTGCGTAGTTCGTGTCATCTCGTTTTCAACACGGTAAAATTCCTGGAAAACCTTCTTCATCTCGGACTGCGGGATGCCCGGACCGTAGTCGCGGACGGCGAGGTACACGTGGTCCACATCCAGGCGGAGCTCGATGACGATCAT contains:
- a CDS encoding ATP-dependent 6-phosphofructokinase yields the protein MTQEDILQNPEKFDLSIETVGTGTLKSPMKGIPFASDADCVSLTTDVQRIQKFLKHGINVPSLEAAGPRETIFHDPAWTRAGIVTCGGLCPGLNNVIKGLVQVLWFDYGVRNIFGIPYGYRGLNPSYGHAPIVLNPDVVDAIQEDGGTILGSSRGMQDPAVMVDTLMRLNINMLFCIGGDGTLRGAHAIAEEVKKRKQPISIIGIPKTIDNDLNLIDRTFGFETAVLSATDVITSAHNEANGAFNGLGLVKLMGRDSGFIAAYASLATTVVNFCLVPEVPFTLDSLFKALESRYSSGKTHAVIAVAEGAGQDLFKDQEERRDASGNILKNDIGEFLTEKINEHFKEVGKEINIKYFDPSYMVRSIPAKGTDAIFCFQLAECAVHAGMAGKTDMVVGSMHGAFTHVPIEYAVNERKKIDPNGTLWHAVLGATRQQDYFSGKGKGSK